In Pseudomonas deceptionensis, a single window of DNA contains:
- the hrpT gene encoding HrpT family type III secretion system protein, with protein sequence MLQGCTTHCRGDSCSRPESGASALVIWWPPQMRVDTGPNAAQPDHLVVLLEH encoded by the coding sequence ATGCTTCAAGGGTGTACAACCCACTGCCGGGGTGATTCGTGCTCTCGCCCCGAGTCCGGCGCCAGCGCACTGGTGATCTGGTGGCCCCCGCAAATGCGCGTCGACACAGGCCCGAACGCAGCGCAGCCCGACCATCTGGTTGTCCTCCTTGAGCACTAA
- the sctJ gene encoding type III secretion system inner membrane ring lipoprotein SctJ produces the protein MLPRLIKSVLIVFALCVAGCSDRVELHRQLSEQDANEVIAELADKQVRAQKNPTKNGVSVSVNTQDISRAVNVLEAAGLPRATRSTLGEIFRKEGVISTPLEERARYIYALSQELEATLSKIDGVIVARVHVVLPERIAPGEPVQPASASVFIKHNTRLDPDSIQSRVRRLVASSIPGMATALDNPQKITTVFVPSAAFQEKQQLIFFGPFLVPEHNLGFWKTVVVSAVTGLSLIMIALAIWLYRFLLLRNKPASGSQSQPAEGAS, from the coding sequence ATGTTGCCGCGCCTTATCAAGAGCGTGCTTATCGTGTTCGCGTTATGCGTGGCCGGTTGCAGTGATCGTGTAGAACTGCACCGCCAACTGTCCGAGCAGGACGCGAATGAAGTCATCGCCGAACTTGCAGACAAGCAAGTCAGGGCCCAAAAAAATCCGACCAAAAACGGTGTCTCCGTGAGCGTCAATACACAAGACATCAGCCGGGCCGTTAATGTGCTGGAGGCGGCCGGATTACCCCGGGCTACGCGGTCAACACTGGGCGAAATCTTTCGCAAGGAGGGGGTGATTTCTACACCGCTGGAAGAGCGCGCCCGCTACATCTATGCCCTTTCGCAAGAACTCGAAGCCACGCTGTCAAAAATTGACGGGGTCATTGTGGCGCGAGTGCATGTGGTGCTGCCTGAACGTATCGCTCCGGGGGAGCCTGTTCAGCCTGCGTCTGCTTCCGTGTTTATCAAGCACAACACGCGGCTTGACCCGGACAGTATTCAATCTCGCGTGCGTCGGCTGGTTGCCAGCAGCATTCCGGGCATGGCCACGGCGTTAGATAACCCGCAAAAAATAACGACGGTATTTGTGCCCTCGGCAGCGTTTCAAGAGAAACAACAGTTGATCTTTTTCGGCCCTTTTCTGGTGCCTGAACACAACCTTGGGTTCTGGAAGACCGTCGTTGTCAGTGCTGTTACCGGACTCAGTCTGATAATGATCGCGCTCGCCATCTGGCTGTACAGGTTCTTGCTATTACGCAACAAACCGGCGTCTGGAAGCCAGTCTCAACCTGCCGAGGGCGCGTCATGA
- the pth gene encoding aminoacyl-tRNA hydrolase — MTAIKLIVGLGNPGTEYEQTRHNAGALFVERLASANGVNLVADRKYFGLTGRFSHQGQDVRLLIPTTYMNRSGQAVAALAGFYRIAPESILVAHDELDLLPGVAKLKLGGGHGGHNGLRDIIAQLGNNNNFYRLRLGIGHPGVASMVSNFVLGRAPRAEQEKLDASIDFALGVLPDILAGEWNRAMKNLHSQKA; from the coding sequence GTGACCGCCATAAAACTGATCGTTGGCCTGGGAAATCCAGGCACCGAATACGAACAGACCCGGCATAACGCAGGGGCCCTTTTTGTTGAGCGTCTCGCGTCGGCAAACGGGGTAAACCTGGTTGCAGACCGCAAATATTTTGGCCTGACCGGGCGCTTTAGCCACCAGGGTCAGGACGTTCGTCTGTTGATTCCCACCACCTATATGAACCGAAGCGGCCAGGCCGTTGCGGCGCTTGCCGGTTTCTACCGTATTGCGCCTGAATCCATATTGGTGGCCCACGACGAACTCGACCTCCTTCCCGGTGTTGCCAAGCTCAAGCTGGGCGGCGGCCATGGAGGTCACAACGGGTTGCGCGACATCATCGCGCAACTGGGGAACAACAATAATTTTTATCGTCTGCGGCTCGGCATTGGCCACCCAGGCGTCGCCAGCATGGTGTCCAACTTTGTTCTGGGTCGCGCGCCTCGCGCCGAACAGGAAAAACTGGACGCCAGCATCGATTTTGCCCTCGGCGTGCTGCCGGATATCCTCGCCGGGGAATGGAACCGTGCGATGAAAAACCTGCACAGCCAGAAGGCCTGA
- the ychF gene encoding redox-regulated ATPase YchF, producing MGFNCGIVGLPNVGKSTLFNALTKSGIAAENFPFCTIEPNTGIVPMPDPRLDALAAIVKPQRILPTTMEFVDIAGLVAGASKGEGLGNKFLANIRETDAIAHVVRCFEDENVIHVSNSVDPKRDIEIIDLELIFADLDSCEKQLQKVARNAKGGDKEAVAQKALLEQLIAHFTLGKPARSLIKNMDADEKQIIKGFHLLTTKPVMYIANVAEDGFENNPLLDVVMAIAEEEGAIVVPVCNKIEAEIAELDDGEEKDMFLEALGLEEPGLNRVIRAGYEMLNLQTYFTAGVQEVRAWTVKVGATAPQAAGVIHTDFEKGFIRAEVIAYDDFIKFNGEAGAKEAGKWRLEGKEYIVKDGDVLHFRFNV from the coding sequence ATGGGATTTAACTGCGGCATCGTCGGCCTGCCTAACGTCGGCAAATCCACCCTGTTCAACGCCCTGACCAAATCCGGTATTGCGGCCGAGAACTTCCCCTTCTGCACGATCGAGCCGAACACCGGCATCGTGCCGATGCCCGACCCACGTCTGGACGCGCTGGCTGCCATCGTTAAACCTCAGCGCATCCTGCCAACCACCATGGAATTCGTCGATATCGCGGGTCTTGTGGCTGGCGCGTCGAAAGGTGAAGGCCTGGGCAACAAGTTTTTGGCCAACATCCGTGAGACCGATGCTATCGCTCACGTGGTCCGCTGCTTTGAAGATGAGAACGTGATTCACGTTTCCAACAGCGTTGACCCGAAGCGTGACATCGAGATCATCGACCTTGAGCTGATCTTCGCCGACCTCGACAGCTGCGAAAAGCAACTGCAGAAAGTCGCGCGTAACGCCAAAGGCGGCGACAAAGAAGCTGTGGCTCAAAAAGCCCTGCTGGAACAACTGATCGCGCACTTCACCTTGGGCAAGCCAGCTCGCAGCCTGATCAAGAACATGGATGCCGATGAGAAACAAATCATCAAAGGCTTCCACCTCCTGACCACCAAGCCTGTGATGTACATCGCCAACGTGGCTGAAGACGGTTTCGAAAACAACCCGTTGCTCGATGTAGTCATGGCGATTGCCGAAGAAGAAGGCGCAATCGTGGTTCCGGTCTGCAACAAGATCGAAGCTGAAATTGCCGAACTCGACGACGGCGAAGAAAAGGACATGTTCCTTGAGGCCCTGGGCCTGGAAGAGCCGGGTCTGAACCGCGTAATCCGTGCCGGTTACGAAATGCTCAACCTGCAGACCTACTTCACCGCCGGCGTTCAAGAAGTACGCGCCTGGACCGTTAAAGTGGGCGCTACCGCTCCACAAGCAGCCGGCGTGATCCACACCGACTTCGAAAAAGGCTTTATCCGCGCTGAAGTAATCGCCTACGACGATTTCATCAAGTTCAACGGTGAAGCTGGCGCGAAAGAAGCCGGTAAATGGCGTCTGGAAGGCAAGGAATACATTGTTAAAGACGGCGACGTCCTGCACTTCCGCTTCAACGTGTAA
- the sctC gene encoding type III secretion system outer membrane ring subunit SctC, which yields MAHVSILIPQATAAIPEDWKKTPYAHEATNRPLRDFMEDLVQTLGLRLQIDGQLQGMVHGKRRSDNLKAFVERLALEHRFQWFVYNNTLYISSLDQQTSERLEVADNTIADLKQALTQMGLFDDRFGWGELPDLGVVLVSGPKRYIEHIKQFSRTRTEPVDKQEVLAFALQFANAGDRQIDYRGEKLTVAGIASLLRGLLDAKSSTYSGLEPSALTHASLAGAAPQPGNPFSNSPPGSPQSTLAPTAGSRVRVEADVRNNSVLIYDSRKRQALYQTLINQLDTPRKLVEIDAVILDINRTQLKQLGMNWGFQNRRFQVNQNNLPGAGYSSFSAVRIDRFTADIKALEERGLATVVSNPSIMTLENQPAVIDFNRTQYIKAVGEGVANIMPVTAGTSFQVIPRVITANGMNQIHLIIDIEDGTFSDPPTDSSTPDVRKGKVSTQAVIAEKQSLVIGGFHVADEVDNLNKVPLLGNIPLLGKLLFSSSQITKSRRERLFILTPRLIGDQLNPARYLPQSDQALLESAAAPLARRYAQHLPVIKRTDVADTLANLVLGRVPKDFTAMPMPAVADAWCTTPDFLKVDPGKSQWYESLHYNVAVIVLHNQSDNRVRIDESECSNERTLAVSVWPNPWLPPGEKAEVLIATRHTAGDERMAVPRPSLLKPARGVTR from the coding sequence TTGGCGCATGTTTCCATATTGATCCCTCAGGCCACGGCCGCGATCCCCGAAGATTGGAAAAAAACGCCCTACGCCCATGAAGCCACGAACCGGCCGTTGCGTGACTTCATGGAGGACCTTGTCCAGACCCTTGGCCTGAGGTTGCAAATCGACGGCCAGTTGCAGGGCATGGTGCATGGCAAGCGGCGCTCCGACAACCTGAAGGCATTTGTGGAACGGCTGGCCCTGGAGCACCGCTTCCAATGGTTCGTCTACAACAACACGCTCTACATCAGTTCATTGGATCAACAAACATCCGAGCGTCTTGAGGTTGCTGACAACACAATCGCCGATTTGAAGCAGGCACTGACTCAGATGGGGCTGTTTGATGACCGGTTCGGCTGGGGTGAATTACCTGACCTCGGTGTGGTGCTTGTTTCGGGGCCCAAGCGTTACATAGAGCACATAAAACAGTTCAGCCGCACACGAACAGAGCCTGTCGACAAGCAGGAAGTTCTGGCATTCGCGCTCCAGTTTGCCAATGCCGGTGATCGCCAGATCGACTATCGGGGCGAGAAGCTTACGGTTGCGGGTATCGCCAGTCTGTTACGCGGCCTTCTCGATGCAAAATCATCGACTTATTCCGGGCTTGAGCCCAGTGCGCTCACCCACGCGTCACTGGCTGGTGCCGCCCCGCAACCCGGCAACCCTTTCTCGAACAGCCCCCCGGGGAGCCCTCAAAGCACGCTGGCACCCACAGCAGGGAGTCGCGTTCGGGTCGAGGCGGACGTGCGCAATAACAGCGTTCTGATCTACGACTCCCGTAAACGCCAGGCGCTGTATCAAACATTGATCAACCAGCTCGATACCCCACGAAAACTGGTGGAAATAGATGCCGTGATTCTCGACATTAACCGCACCCAGCTCAAACAATTGGGGATGAACTGGGGGTTTCAGAACCGTCGTTTCCAGGTCAATCAAAACAACCTGCCCGGTGCTGGCTACTCGTCCTTTTCCGCAGTGCGCATAGACCGGTTCACTGCGGATATAAAAGCACTGGAAGAGCGCGGGCTGGCAACCGTGGTGTCCAACCCTTCAATCATGACGCTGGAGAACCAGCCCGCCGTTATCGATTTTAATCGCACGCAATACATCAAGGCCGTGGGCGAAGGCGTTGCCAATATCATGCCGGTCACCGCCGGCACCAGTTTTCAGGTCATACCCCGTGTGATTACAGCCAATGGCATGAACCAGATCCATTTGATTATCGATATAGAAGACGGCACTTTTTCCGATCCCCCCACGGATTCTTCAACGCCGGATGTTCGAAAAGGCAAGGTCAGTACCCAGGCCGTTATCGCCGAAAAACAGTCACTGGTCATTGGCGGCTTTCATGTCGCAGACGAAGTCGACAACCTCAACAAAGTACCGCTGCTGGGAAATATCCCCCTGCTGGGCAAGCTGTTGTTTTCATCCTCGCAAATCACGAAAAGCCGCCGGGAGCGATTGTTTATTTTGACCCCGCGCCTCATTGGCGATCAGCTCAACCCGGCCCGTTACCTGCCGCAATCAGATCAGGCCCTGCTGGAATCAGCAGCAGCGCCGTTGGCACGGCGTTATGCGCAACACCTGCCCGTGATCAAGCGCACCGATGTCGCGGACACCTTGGCCAACCTGGTCCTGGGCCGCGTGCCCAAAGACTTCACGGCCATGCCGATGCCCGCCGTGGCGGACGCCTGGTGCACTACCCCCGATTTTTTGAAGGTCGATCCCGGGAAAAGCCAGTGGTACGAAAGCCTGCATTACAACGTGGCCGTTATTGTCTTGCACAACCAAAGCGACAACCGTGTACGTATCGATGAAAGCGAATGCAGCAACGAGCGAACCCTGGCGGTAAGTGTCTGGCCAAACCCTTGGCTGCCCCCCGGAGAAAAGGCTGAAGTGCTGATTGCGACACGTCACACCGCAGGGGATGAACGTATGGCTGTACCTCGACCGTCCCTGCTCAAACCCGCCCGGGGTGTCACCCGATGA
- a CDS encoding sigma 54-interacting transcriptional regulator, translated as MVPSNNKDITHKIYQLNPPEFDTTINSTARLDIDILLHGETGTGKDTLAESIHSLSGRRGKFIALNCAAIPEGLAESQLFGVTHGAFTGAVQSREGFVEASNMGTLYLDEIDSMPLTLQAKLLRVLETRGVERLGSTRFIPVDMRVIASAQSCLLEKVEQGQFRRDLYFRLSVVSLHLPPLRERREHIIPLFMHLIQREADCFKSPIPEPNTSLLQHIICHDWPGNVRELRSVAKRFVLGLPALSTHAGTHKDGDKNLKGRLQQIEKLLIQDSLRRHLYCLDAVVLELGIAKRTLYHRMKQLEIA; from the coding sequence ATGGTGCCCTCTAACAACAAAGATATAACGCATAAGATATATCAACTCAACCCGCCAGAGTTCGACACCACAATCAACAGTACTGCCAGGCTTGATATAGATATTTTGTTACATGGCGAAACGGGCACTGGCAAAGACACACTCGCTGAAAGTATCCATTCCCTGTCCGGCCGCAGGGGAAAATTCATTGCGTTGAATTGCGCTGCCATTCCAGAAGGGCTGGCTGAAAGCCAACTGTTTGGTGTTACTCATGGGGCGTTTACCGGAGCCGTCCAATCTCGGGAGGGGTTCGTTGAAGCCTCTAACATGGGTACGTTATATCTCGACGAAATAGACAGTATGCCGCTGACCTTGCAGGCCAAGTTATTACGCGTTCTGGAAACCAGGGGTGTAGAGCGACTGGGCTCGACCAGATTTATTCCCGTGGACATGCGCGTTATTGCTTCCGCTCAATCTTGCCTTTTGGAAAAAGTTGAACAAGGACAGTTTCGACGCGACCTGTATTTTCGTCTCAGTGTCGTCAGCCTGCATCTACCACCGTTGCGCGAACGGCGCGAACACATCATTCCATTGTTCATGCATCTGATTCAACGTGAAGCAGACTGCTTCAAATCTCCCATACCGGAGCCCAATACCTCGCTGTTGCAGCACATCATTTGTCATGACTGGCCAGGTAATGTCAGGGAACTGCGATCTGTCGCCAAGCGATTTGTGCTCGGTTTACCCGCGCTTTCGACGCATGCGGGCACACATAAAGATGGCGACAAGAACTTGAAGGGGCGCTTGCAGCAAATTGAAAAACTGCTTATTCAAGATTCTTTACGGCGCCATTTATATTGCCTGGATGCTGTTGTACTTGAGTTAGGTATCGCAAAACGCACGCTTTACCATCGAATGAAACAATTGGAAATTGCCTGA
- a CDS encoding ribose-phosphate pyrophosphokinase: MSKMMVFTGNANPDLARRVVRQLHIPLGDISVGKFSDGEITAEINENVRGKDVFIIQPTCAPTNDNLMELVVMADAFRRSSATRITAVIPYFGYARQDRRPRSARVAISAKVVADMLTVVGIDRVLTVDLHADQIQGFFDIPVDNIYGSPVLVDDIEDQRFENLMIVSPDIGGVVRARAVAKSLGVDLGIIDKRREKANHSEVMHIIGDVEGRTCILVDDMVDTAGTLCHAAKALKEHGASKVFAYCTHPVLSGRAIENIENSMLDELVVTNTIPLSAAAQACTRIRQLDIAPVVAEAVRRISNEESISAMFR, translated from the coding sequence GTGTCCAAGATGATGGTCTTTACGGGGAACGCTAACCCCGATCTGGCTCGGCGTGTCGTACGTCAGCTGCATATCCCACTCGGTGACATCTCTGTCGGCAAATTTTCCGACGGCGAAATTACCGCTGAGATTAATGAAAATGTCCGCGGTAAAGACGTTTTCATCATTCAGCCGACTTGTGCTCCGACCAACGATAACCTGATGGAACTCGTCGTGATGGCTGATGCCTTCCGCCGCTCCTCAGCTACTCGTATTACTGCTGTTATTCCTTACTTTGGTTATGCCCGTCAGGATCGCCGTCCGCGTTCCGCACGTGTAGCTATCAGCGCGAAAGTTGTTGCTGACATGCTTACCGTAGTCGGCATCGATCGTGTTCTCACGGTTGATTTGCATGCTGACCAAATCCAGGGTTTCTTCGATATTCCTGTAGATAACATCTATGGCTCCCCAGTTTTGGTGGATGACATCGAAGATCAGCGCTTTGAGAACCTTATGATTGTGTCCCCGGATATCGGCGGCGTCGTGCGTGCACGTGCTGTTGCCAAATCCTTGGGCGTCGATCTGGGTATCATCGACAAACGCCGTGAGAAAGCCAATCACTCGGAAGTGATGCATATCATCGGTGATGTCGAAGGGCGTACCTGTATTCTGGTTGATGACATGGTCGATACCGCCGGCACTCTGTGCCACGCGGCTAAAGCCTTGAAAGAGCATGGTGCTTCCAAAGTGTTCGCCTACTGCACACACCCTGTGCTGTCGGGTCGGGCAATCGAGAATATCGAAAATTCCATGCTGGATGAGCTGGTGGTGACTAACACCATTCCGCTGTCCGCTGCCGCACAAGCCTGTACGCGTATCCGTCAACTGGATATCGCACCGGTTGTGGCTGAAGCGGTTCGCCGCATCAGCAACGAAGAATCGATCAGCGCGATGTTCCGCTAA
- a CDS encoding FUSC family protein, with amino-acid sequence MLAKVFINRFTAPLIERLAFRWSSAWRDALASAIAAALAWILATHLLGHVHPVFAAISAVVCLAPGLPSHGKQAVGLMVGVATGILVGEAALWLPDSYPLLRIGFATFSAIAIAALYGLGPVVPIQAGVSAVLMLAVGPESAGVVRMLDVLVGAGVGLVFSQVLLTPNPIGIIDSSAKDLLEKLAAGFGKSLQALEDKDAGKAQNAVQIFSRAHDSLIALENGISMARNTARWTLRGRFVSREVKDIASRYERHAVRLYASALLFAEAFADALRKEEGPAPASLHERLANVASGCAAIANDSDRPILIPVSASERADAVSGPWQLCLQHLSTVESALLTFGFTTQSDAKSMAEKAKTQI; translated from the coding sequence ATGCTCGCCAAGGTATTTATCAATCGCTTTACGGCCCCTCTGATCGAGCGGCTTGCCTTTCGCTGGTCTTCAGCCTGGCGAGATGCCCTGGCTTCAGCCATCGCCGCGGCATTGGCCTGGATCCTCGCCACCCATCTGCTGGGGCACGTACACCCGGTATTTGCGGCCATCAGTGCCGTGGTATGCCTGGCCCCCGGTCTGCCCAGCCATGGCAAACAGGCGGTGGGCCTGATGGTGGGTGTGGCCACCGGGATCCTGGTGGGAGAAGCGGCCTTGTGGCTCCCGGACTCCTACCCCTTGCTGCGTATTGGCTTTGCCACATTCTCGGCCATCGCCATCGCGGCCTTGTATGGCCTGGGCCCCGTTGTGCCGATTCAGGCCGGGGTTTCGGCCGTGCTGATGCTCGCTGTAGGCCCCGAGAGTGCCGGGGTAGTGCGCATGCTTGATGTGCTGGTAGGGGCTGGTGTAGGGCTGGTTTTCAGCCAGGTACTGCTCACGCCTAACCCTATCGGCATCATTGATAGCTCGGCGAAGGACTTGCTGGAAAAGCTCGCCGCTGGATTTGGAAAAAGCCTGCAGGCACTCGAAGATAAAGACGCGGGAAAAGCACAGAATGCCGTGCAGATTTTTTCTCGGGCCCACGACAGCCTGATTGCCCTGGAGAACGGCATCAGCATGGCCCGCAACACCGCACGCTGGACGTTACGCGGGCGTTTTGTGTCACGTGAAGTCAAGGACATCGCCAGTCGTTACGAACGTCATGCCGTTCGTTTGTACGCCAGTGCCCTGCTGTTCGCAGAAGCCTTTGCCGATGCCTTGCGCAAGGAAGAGGGCCCGGCGCCAGCCTCGCTGCACGAACGCCTCGCAAACGTTGCGTCAGGCTGTGCTGCTATCGCCAACGACAGTGATCGCCCGATCTTGATCCCGGTATCAGCCAGTGAACGGGCCGACGCGGTGTCTGGCCCCTGGCAACTGTGCTTGCAGCATTTGAGTACCGTTGAAAGCGCTCTTCTGACGTTTGGCTTTACCACCCAAAGCGATGCTAAAAGCATGGCCGAGAAAGCCAAGACACAGATTTGA
- the ispE gene encoding 4-(cytidine 5'-diphospho)-2-C-methyl-D-erythritol kinase, producing MQGHLDKKNLILPSPAKLNLMLHILGRREDGYHELQTLFQFLDYGDEMSFAVRDDGVICLHTEFPGVPHDQNLIVKAAKKLQEQSGCTLGIDIRIKKVLPMGGGIGGGSSNAATTLLGLNHLWQLAWDEEQLAALGLSLGADVPVFVRGHAAFAEGIGEILTPAEPEEPWYLVLVPQVSVSTAEIFSDPLLTRDSLPIKVRPVPKGNSRNDCEAVVKERYPEVRNALNLLGKYTEAKLTGTGSCIFGAFPNEADADKVLHLLTDTLTGFVAKGSNVSMLHRKLQDLAKETGTRYS from the coding sequence ATGCAAGGCCATTTAGATAAAAAAAATCTCATTTTGCCCTCCCCGGCGAAATTGAATTTGATGCTGCACATCCTGGGTCGTCGAGAAGATGGCTATCACGAGCTGCAAACACTGTTTCAGTTCCTCGATTACGGCGATGAAATGAGCTTTGCCGTGCGGGACGATGGCGTTATTTGCCTGCACACCGAATTCCCCGGCGTCCCTCACGACCAAAATCTGATCGTGAAGGCGGCAAAAAAACTTCAGGAACAATCCGGTTGTACCCTGGGGATCGATATCCGGATCAAAAAAGTGCTGCCCATGGGTGGCGGTATCGGCGGCGGCAGCTCAAATGCTGCAACCACCCTGCTGGGGCTCAATCATCTTTGGCAACTGGCCTGGGATGAAGAGCAACTGGCAGCGCTGGGCTTGAGTTTAGGGGCAGACGTTCCGGTTTTCGTGCGTGGACACGCCGCATTTGCTGAGGGTATCGGTGAAATTCTTACGCCTGCAGAACCGGAAGAACCCTGGTATTTGGTACTTGTTCCGCAAGTATCTGTAAGTACTGCAGAAATATTTTCAGATCCTTTGTTGACACGTGACTCTTTGCCCATTAAAGTGCGCCCCGTTCCCAAGGGAAACAGCCGAAACGACTGCGAAGCAGTAGTGAAGGAGCGTTATCCAGAAGTACGTAACGCTTTGAATTTGTTAGGTAAATATACCGAAGCAAAATTAACTGGAACTGGAAGTTGTATATTTGGGGCCTTCCCAAACGAAGCAGATGCTGATAAAGTGCTGCACCTTCTGACAGACACCCTTACAGGGTTTGTAGCAAAAGGAAGCAACGTTTCGATGTTGCATCGCAAGCTACAAGATCTGGCAAAGGAAACGGGTACACGGTACTCGTAG
- a CDS encoding type III secretion protein HrpF, producing MASFESIQRRIDLRFALAQKKMDETALSNQGGTEDMMVFLDASRKMATATFSLTEQTRLKHSLTKSIIDAVQ from the coding sequence ATGGCTTCGTTCGAAAGTATCCAGCGACGGATTGATTTGCGCTTTGCCCTGGCCCAGAAAAAGATGGATGAGACCGCCTTGAGCAACCAGGGCGGCACCGAAGACATGATGGTCTTCCTTGATGCCTCACGAAAAATGGCGACCGCAACGTTTTCTCTCACCGAGCAAACCCGTCTCAAACACAGCCTGACCAAAAGCATTATTGATGCGGTGCAGTAA
- a CDS encoding 50S ribosomal protein L25/general stress protein Ctc codes for MNDFTLNAEVRSDLGKGASRRLRRLASLVPAVVYGGDKAPESISMLAKEVAKLLENEAAYSHVIELTVGGVKQNVIIKALQRHPAKGHVMHADFVRVVAGQKLTAIVPVHFVGEAAPIKKGGEISHVVAEIEVSCLPKDLPEFIEVDLANAEVGSIIHLSDITAPKGVEFVALAHGNDLAVANVHAPRVAPEAAE; via the coding sequence ATGAACGATTTTACTCTGAATGCTGAAGTGCGTTCCGACCTGGGGAAAGGTGCGAGCCGCCGCCTGCGTCGTCTCGCAAGCCTGGTTCCAGCTGTAGTTTACGGTGGCGACAAAGCCCCTGAATCCATCAGCATGCTGGCTAAAGAAGTTGCCAAACTGCTCGAAAACGAAGCTGCTTACAGCCACGTTATCGAACTGACCGTTGGCGGCGTTAAGCAAAACGTGATCATCAAAGCTCTGCAGCGTCACCCGGCTAAAGGCCACGTGATGCACGCTGACTTCGTACGCGTTGTTGCTGGTCAAAAGCTGACTGCAATCGTTCCAGTTCACTTCGTTGGTGAAGCTGCTCCGATCAAGAAAGGCGGCGAGATCTCGCACGTTGTTGCTGAAATCGAAGTTTCCTGCCTGCCAAAAGACCTGCCTGAATTCATCGAAGTTGACCTGGCTAACGCCGAAGTCGGCTCGATCATTCACCTGTCGGACATCACCGCTCCTAAAGGCGTTGAGTTCGTAGCTCTGGCACACGGTAACGACCTGGCAGTAGCCAACGTTCACGCTCCACGTGTTGCACCAGAAGCAGCAGAGTAA
- the sctL gene encoding type III secretion system stator protein SctL, with amino-acid sequence MLSRRKIELRPDTPGLPQTLITRQQLIDCGQVSEVLARARAQAAELLRNAQEASDVLLENARGEFWLQANGQLERWQMEHGTLCEGLESSASQVVNQALRHLLEDLPQQARITALLKQLLRAQCPPSSATLRCHPQARDDVQQWLNTRADNVWQLQTDERLDPQTLALVTVQGDLRIDWPATLETLLLPADIHGTDEALPATE; translated from the coding sequence ATGCTATCTCGACGCAAAATTGAACTGCGACCCGACACTCCCGGATTGCCACAAACGCTGATTACTCGACAACAACTCATTGATTGCGGCCAGGTCAGCGAGGTGTTGGCCCGCGCCCGCGCCCAGGCCGCCGAACTGCTGCGCAACGCGCAAGAAGCTTCTGATGTTCTGCTTGAAAACGCCCGAGGCGAATTCTGGCTACAGGCCAATGGGCAGCTTGAGCGCTGGCAAATGGAACACGGCACCCTGTGCGAAGGGCTGGAGTCCAGCGCCAGCCAGGTGGTCAATCAGGCCCTGCGTCATTTACTCGAAGACCTGCCGCAACAGGCACGTATCACCGCCCTGCTCAAGCAACTGCTGCGCGCCCAATGCCCACCGTCAAGTGCGACATTACGTTGCCATCCGCAGGCGCGTGACGATGTCCAGCAATGGCTAAACACCCGAGCAGACAACGTGTGGCAGCTTCAAACAGATGAGCGACTCGACCCGCAGACCCTCGCACTGGTCACGGTACAAGGAGACTTGCGCATCGATTGGCCTGCGACCCTCGAAACCCTGTTGCTGCCCGCTGATATTCATGGAACCGATGAAGCACTGCCCGCCACTGAGTAA
- the sctI gene encoding type III secretion system inner rod subunit SctI, translating into MKIETAPMPSLTLPSFSDKPSYAPAPSDINWFNASLNTPVIPSTHNTPSAPYFARPLNRQSAHLQGLSNQAAQALLKVSTSTDPIDMLNSTRALSKHGLDSILAAKVVSKTSQAVDKLTNLS; encoded by the coding sequence ATGAAAATCGAAACTGCGCCAATGCCCTCCCTGACGTTGCCCTCCTTCTCTGACAAGCCCTCTTATGCCCCCGCGCCGTCGGATATCAATTGGTTCAATGCGTCATTAAACACGCCTGTAATTCCATCAACCCATAACACCCCGTCCGCCCCCTATTTCGCCCGACCGCTGAACCGGCAATCGGCTCATCTGCAAGGGCTCTCGAATCAGGCGGCACAGGCCCTGCTGAAAGTCAGCACCAGCACTGACCCCATCGACATGCTCAATTCAACCCGTGCGCTGTCCAAGCACGGCCTTGATTCAATCCTGGCTGCCAAGGTGGTCAGCAAGACGTCTCAAGCAGTCGACAAACTCACCAATCTTTCTTAG